The Catharus ustulatus isolate bCatUst1 chromosome 17, bCatUst1.pri.v2, whole genome shotgun sequence genome includes the window ACATCCTCACTCAAAACTTCAAGAATTAGTAGACAGATTAAACCTGGGAACTGAAAACCTTTATTTATCCAAATAATACATGTGACTTCAGCAGCATAAATGCACTCTTTCTAGCACTATTCCAGCAATATTATGcaactctttcttttccagagagataaactgaagaaacaaaattaggTTTCTTATTCTTAAAGATGATGTACAAATTTCAAATACCAATGCAGGTATCAATTTTGATAGTCCAGTTCCAGTCAAACAGTGTTTAAACACCTCATATTTAAGGCAAAAAAACTTAAGTGACAATCACTGGCAGAACCCAATTCTGAAACAGAAACTATGCTCTATTAACcattttaagataaaaaaataaatcaaactcCAATAAACTGGACATAAAGTCCTTTACCCGTATTACTGCTCAGCTTTCTGCTTTGAAACTCATTGACTTGTGAAACTGTCACAGAGAAACACGCAGCAGATTTGTGTTattaaacacagaagaaaaccatCAAGTTGAGACGtatcaaaaacattttgaattcCTACTTACATTTTTCCACCATAGCAGCcttcacatttcattttccccatatctgtgtataaaataaattttttaataagtttaCCTTCCgcaccacctcctcctcttcctggcGCTTTTCATAATGAGAAAAGTCATCAAAGATGGAGGTCGTGTGCTTGTAAGTAGCAATAATTTTAAGcacttgttttgctttttctaagGGCACCTCCTGTGTATCACGGGAGTTTGTAACGGGTTTGTTGTCATTGTTCTCCAGCCTGATGTGTCTCAGTTGGTTGTTGGGCACATCCTTCACAAAGATCCACTTGACATCAAATTTCCCCTTCCACTTGTCCTGAGACCAGACACCTGCACTGGTGCCATAGTCCACAGGTGATTTCATCTCTGCTACTCCACAGAAGTGTCCACTGCCATTGACACTGAACAGCAAGTACACGGGGCCCTTGCTGTTCATGGAGCGGAAAGCGCTGTCCAGGCGTTTGTTGCCGTGCTCCGTACTACACCAAATAGAATATTTAATGGAACGATGAATATCATCCTCGGAATAGCTCTTTATTATGAACACTCGTCCATTTTTAAGGTTCCACTCGAAATCTTTAGGGTTATAGCTGTGAGcagctttcagtttttcaaGGACAGGATGGGACTCACCGCTCGGAACGGGGTtgggctgggtgctgccagCCGAGTTGGTGTCGTTCCCGGTTCCTCCGCTTTGGccaaaagctgcatttctgttccGAGGAGCTACCCAGCGGTTCTGGGGTGGCTGCTGAGGGGTCTGATACTGTGGCTGAGTCAATGgaggaggctgagctggaacaggCTGAACAATTGGTTGCTGTGGCTGTGGAACAGACTGAGGAGAAGGTATCTGTTGGGGGGCAGGAACTTTTGCCACAGGACCCTTATTGTCCCAAGTACCTATGTCCATATTATGCTTTATAGGGGGAGGAGGCAATGCTCCTCCGATTACAGGtccagattttgttttcattttaggcTGTGGTTTTGCAGGCTTGCTGGCAATAGCAGCCCAAGAGGTTGGTTTAGATACTGGCAAGTTTACATTAGATCCACCATTCCCAGAGAGGGCACCTGTCATCCCAGCACTGTTAACAACAGAACCTACTGTTTTCACTGCAGAAGTTGTAACATCTCCACCAATCTTCAGTCCAACCATTCCCTGCTCAATACTGTTCATTCCAGGAGCTTTATTTAATGTATCATTATGAAATCCTGTTTGTCCATCCACAATGGTACCCCCCAGGGAACTGGGTGGGTAGCTGTAACTGCTCCCATATGCTGAGCTTTGTGTCTGCTGTCCTTGGGATCCGCTTGTTCCCCAAGCTGAGAAGGCaggattttcagggaaaaagTTAAACCGGTGCTGATAGATATTATTTCCCAGACCCCCAGGCTGTCCAAAAACGGCATCGTGCATAAAATGATGATCCCCATTACTGAGCTGTCCATAGGTGGTGAGATAAGGGATAGGAGGATCTCCTCCTGTAGACCATGGTGCTTCACTGAGAGAATAGGGGAACCCAATAGATGGTGGATAATAACTGGACAGATAAGGATCAGTCATTGATGGATAGCTACTGTTctgttaaagagaaaaaacagtcaCCAGATAAATAAACCCTTCACTTATAAATAGCCACAACACCAAACAGAATAGAACACCAGAGACAAGGTAATGTAATTTCTAATGGCAGATCTTAGTTCACACTCCAAGAAGGATTCAGGGCTAAAATGAAGTATCTGGGCATTTACAATACCCCAGCACCAGGGGCTCACACTCAGCTTAGTACTTGAGATTTTGAAACCATGTAATCTTACTTATGCTACTAAGGTTATTTAGTAGCCAACAGACCAAATTATTGCGAGGAACATATCTAACTATATTTTGTAGCTCACAGAACTAAGGATATTTAGCATTTCTAGACTGCTCCATGGAAGAAGCTTTAACTGAATTACCTTAATATGACCATACATACAACATACCCTTACAATCCTCATTATAGAATTGTTTTGAGGAGCCAACAGCCTCCAATAAAAATCCCACCTCAAGCAGTAGAACATCCAAAGGCTACTTCTAACACACATGTCAAGTCTGCCACAGGTAAGAGATACAAACTGACACTACAGGGCCTGGTGCACCAGAGACAAATCCATCCCAAGATGGCACAGACCATCCCAACTCTTGGACAAAGACCCTTTCCAGCCTTTTGCTTaagttttttcctccctcagtAATAAAGTTACAACTGTGCAGGAGTGTTCCTGACTGTCCTTCCAAACAGGACATCTCTCCCACTCATGAAATCGAGACCAAACATTTATAAAACAGATCCCTCCTGAAATTTCCTCCCCTTCAACTGTTTCTTAGACCAAGCTGAGAAGCTTTTCCTCTCACTAACACTTTGCTGGCACCTGATTTTGAAGTATTCCATATGATTCTTACATTCAACAATGCAAAAGAACAAAGCCAGGATGTTCTAAAGTGGCTTTTATTCCTCTTCAAATCAACTTGAAGCACATATATTGGAGACTTTCCAAAGTGACACTCCAATCATAATTACCAGAGAGGGGGTGGGAAGGTCAACATCTCCTGTTAATGAGTGCAACAGTAGCTTGCCTTTCCTTACTCATAAAGACTATTTTAAGAAGAGGAACTCCTCTTTCAAACTGCTGGATTccaaatttgaaaagaaaattgtatcTGTAAAATTAGGAAAACTGCACCAGAACTTCAgccatttttcaaaaaaatctgatttctcagctttctaaaaaaaaaaaaaaacaaagaataaaatccCCTCCTAGCTGAAGATAAGCCTAATATCCAACTgatacagaaacatttttactgCTCATTTTTCAATGACCTCTTTTCCATGACACCCCAGGGCCAGAGTAATTCAATATCCTTAAGTTTCATACAATATGCCTCCAAGACTTCCATACAATACTGCAAACACTTCAGAGACTGAAACAGCCTAAATCCAGCATTAGTGATTCAAAAGAAATGATCTCTGCCACTGTTCAAGCTGCCTTTATTTACACACAAATTCTGTCACTAAAAAGAGGTACAGAAATCCCCTTCCTATGAGATGATCCTCTAAAACAGTTTTCTGAGCCTCCCATGCTAAAGTAATCAATACttagcataaaaaaaaatttctgaaagacTTTGACACTGATGaatgttatattttaaaatgctaatttaaga containing:
- the YTHDF1 gene encoding YTH domain-containing family protein 1 isoform X1, whose translation is MSATSVDPQRPKGQDNKVQNGSLHQKDTVHDNDFEPYLSGQSNQNSSYPSMTDPYLSSYYPPSIGFPYSLSEAPWSTGGDPPIPYLTTYGQLSNGDHHFMHDAVFGQPGGLGNNIYQHRFNFFPENPAFSAWGTSGSQGQQTQSSAYGSSYSYPPSSLGGTIVDGQTGFHNDTLNKAPGMNSIEQGMVGLKIGGDVTTSAVKTVGSVVNSAGMTGALSGNGGSNVNLPVSKPTSWAAIASKPAKPQPKMKTKSGPVIGGALPPPPIKHNMDIGTWDNKGPVAKVPAPQQIPSPQSVPQPQQPIVQPVPAQPPPLTQPQYQTPQQPPQNRWVAPRNRNAAFGQSGGTGNDTNSAGSTQPNPVPSGESHPVLEKLKAAHSYNPKDFEWNLKNGRVFIIKSYSEDDIHRSIKYSIWCSTEHGNKRLDSAFRSMNSKGPVYLLFSVNGSGHFCGVAEMKSPVDYGTSAGVWSQDKWKGKFDVKWIFVKDVPNNQLRHIRLENNDNKPVTNSRDTQEVPLEKAKQVLKIIATYKHTTSIFDDFSHYEKRQEEEEVVRKVNLLKNLFYTQIWGK
- the YTHDF1 gene encoding YTH domain-containing family protein 1 isoform X2 — its product is MSATSVDPQRPKGQDNKVQNGSLHQKDTVHDNDFEPYLSGQSNQNSSYPSMTDPYLSSYYPPSIGFPYSLSEAPWSTGGDPPIPYLTTYGQLSNGDHHFMHDAVFGQPGGLGNNIYQHRFNFFPENPAFSAWGTSGSQGQQTQSSAYGSSYSYPPSSLGGTIVDGQTGFHNDTLNKAPGMNSIEQGMVGLKIGGDVTTSAVKTVGSVVNSAGMTGALSGNGGSNVNLPVSKPTSWAAIASKPAKPQPKMKTKSGPVIGGALPPPPIKHNMDIGTWDNKGPVAKVPAPQQIPSPQSVPQPQQPIVQPVPAQPPPLTQPQYQTPQQPPQNRWVAPRNRNAAFGQSGGTGNDTNSAGSTQPNPVPSGESHPVLEKLKAAHSYNPKDFEWNLKNGRVFIIKSYSEDDIHRSIKYSIWCSTEHGNKRLDSAFRSMNSKGPVYLLFSVNGSGHFCGVAEMKSPVDYGTSAGVWSQDKWKGKFDVKWIFVKDVPNNQLRHIRLENNDNKPVTNSRDTQEVPLEKAKQVLKIIATYKHTTSIFDDFSHYEKRQEEEEVVRKERQNRNKQ